CGTCATCGAAATAGACGGTATTTCCTACAGACTTATTTTCTCCCTCATGACCGAGAAAATCATCAATCCAAGATTCTCTTAAACCACCTTCACCGTGTTCGTGGATGTTTCTGAGTTTTGTAGATACATTATGTCTGAACGAATGAAAAACGGTGCTCCTACCGATACCAAGGCGTGTTTTGAACTTGGAAAAATCTCGCTGAAAATGGGCCGAGCGTTTTTTGTCTTTCCCTGTAAATCTCAGGTCGTGAAAGATATAGTGCCGTTTCTGATTTGTGGCTCTTTGAGCAAGGTCCAGAAGTCCCGCTTTTTGCAATGCTGAACAGATAGGGACAACTCGACTGCCTGCCTCTGTTTTCGCGCTCCATGCGGTCCACGGTTGGTTTTTCTGTGCTGGATGGTCTTGCACCAGGATGCAGGGGACGCCTTTGATTTCGGTAATATCCTGCGGTCTGAGCCTACAGATTTCTTCCAGTCTCATACCTGTGAAAGAAGCAATCCCGACAATCATGCTGGCTGTTTTGTGACTGATAGTTCCGAACTGCCACGGCTGACCCGCAATCCTTTTCAGGTCTTCGTCATTCCAGCGGACACGCTTGGTTTTGGCTTTGGTATCGAACTGCCACCCGCCTGTGAAAACATTTTTATCCACAAGGTCGCGGAGTAGAAAATATTTCCACATTCCTGATAGTTTGGTGAAATGGTTTTTGACTGATTTTCCCGATACCCGTGGGAGTTTCTTTTTATTCGCGTAATCGACAAACTCTTTAACTGTTCGTGTGTCGTTTTTCTGTTTTCCATATGTTTCGGGTAGTTGTTCCATTAGTGATTTAAAAAGCCCTGCATCTTCGCCTGTATAGGCTCTGATAGGTTTATCTTCACAGACTTCAAGGAACCTTTTGAAGGTGGCTCGATAACTATCAATGACGGATTGCTTGACGTTGGTTTTGGTAGCGATGAAGGTTTCAGTAGCCTCGGAAAACAAAGGTGAAGGCTTTGCTTCTGCTGGCTTCAGGTAAGCGTTGATTTTGTTAATCTCGTTCCGAATATCCGCAAGCAACGATTTTTCGGGTTTAACGTATTTTATTGTTTTGTTTAATAGTTCTGCGCCACGTTCCGCGATGTTTTTCGCTCTTTCTAGTTCTTTGGCATCTTTCAATGAGTCAAGCGCGTGTCTTAATTCTTTCTGTTTATATTTTGTTTTTAGTGTTTTAATCTGGTCTTGATAATCTTTAATCAGAAACTCGAAAACTTCCCGCATTTCGTTGGGTAGTTCATT
The Acetobacter aceti genome window above contains:
- a CDS encoding DUF6538 domain-containing protein — translated: MLIRLPSGYHFRRRVPSHLRDVLGKREVWHSLGTTKRDMAKTYACEIYVSTEKLFISATRLMDELKETEEFIKNELPNEMREVFEFLIKDYQDQIKTLKTKYKQKELRHALDSLKDAKELERAKNIAERGAELLNKTIKYVKPEKSLLADIRNEINKINAYLKPAEAKPSPLFSEATETFIATKTNVKQSVIDSYRATFKRFLEVCEDKPIRAYTGEDAGLFKSLMEQLPETYGKQKNDTRTVKEFVDYANKKKLPRVSGKSVKNHFTKLSGMWKYFLLRDLVDKNVFTGGWQFDTKAKTKRVRWNDEDLKRIAGQPWQFGTISHKTASMIVGIASFTGMRLEEICRLRPQDITEIKGVPCILVQDHPAQKNQPWTAWSAKTEAGSRVVPICSALQKAGLLDLAQRATNQKRHYIFHDLRFTGKDKKRSAHFQRDFSKFKTRLGIGRSTVFHSFRHNVSTKLRNIHEHGEGGLRESWIDDFLGHEGENKSVGNTVYFDDVDIVNLKKVAESIEYPPFWNIKNLFQKKTDGQTQNKEGSNSEK